A genome region from Chloroflexota bacterium includes the following:
- the argJ gene encoding bifunctional glutamate N-acetyltransferase/amino-acid acetyltransferase ArgJ codes for MESSFKVIASGSVTSPQGFLAGAVKANIKSREKLDLAILCSEKPCVAAGVFTTNAIKAAPVTLSQKHLKARKAQAVVINSGCANACTGDSGMADAVEMTRSVAEKLGLSTEDVLVASTGVIGVPLPVERIRAGISQIALTRDGGHELARAMMTTDTFPKETAISVESGLGSFTIGGVAKGAGMIHPNMATMLCFLTTDATVDARFLQSALQKAVDVSFNMITVDGDTSPSDTVVILANGLAKTETINEGNGELFQKALDKVCLYLAKCVARDGEGATKLIEVNVDGALDEAQARLAARIVASSPLVKAAIHGNDPNWGRVVAALGRSGAKVNERKLDVYLNDFCVMKQGSPVPFDKQEVSTSLAGKEVLMKLCLNLGEGKAVAWGCDLSEEYVTINSDYTS; via the coding sequence ATGGAGTCTAGTTTTAAGGTTATTGCTTCAGGTAGTGTTACCTCTCCACAAGGCTTTCTGGCTGGGGCAGTTAAAGCAAACATAAAGAGCCGAGAGAAACTGGACTTGGCTATATTGTGCTCCGAGAAGCCGTGTGTAGCTGCTGGTGTCTTTACTACTAATGCCATTAAAGCAGCGCCGGTAACTCTTTCTCAGAAGCATTTAAAAGCCAGGAAGGCTCAGGCGGTTGTGATTAATTCAGGCTGTGCCAACGCCTGCACTGGCGATTCGGGCATGGCCGATGCTGTTGAGATGACACGGTCAGTGGCTGAGAAGCTGGGGCTGTCAACGGAGGATGTTTTGGTTGCCAGTACTGGCGTGATTGGGGTACCACTGCCTGTGGAGCGAATCCGAGCGGGTATTAGCCAGATTGCCCTCACGAGGGATGGGGGGCATGAGCTAGCCAGGGCGATGATGACCACTGATACTTTTCCTAAAGAGACGGCTATATCCGTTGAATCGGGGTTAGGTAGCTTCACCATTGGTGGTGTAGCGAAAGGGGCGGGGATGATACATCCCAATATGGCTACCATGCTTTGCTTTCTGACTACTGATGCGACTGTGGATGCTCGTTTCCTGCAATCGGCGTTGCAAAAAGCAGTGGATGTTTCATTTAATATGATTACGGTTGATGGCGATACCAGCCCCAGCGACACTGTGGTGATTTTGGCTAATGGTTTGGCTAAAACGGAGACTATAAACGAAGGTAACGGCGAACTCTTTCAAAAAGCTTTAGACAAGGTTTGTCTTTATCTGGCTAAATGTGTGGCTCGAGATGGTGAAGGTGCCACCAAGCTCATAGAGGTTAATGTAGATGGTGCCCTCGACGAAGCGCAAGCCCGCTTGGCAGCTCGTATCGTAGCTAGCTCGCCACTGGTTAAGGCGGCTATTCATGGCAATGACCCTAATTGGGGGCGTGTTGTGGCAGCACTCGGACGTAGTGGAGCAAAAGTAAATGAGAGGAAGTTAGATGTTTATTTGAATGACTTTTGTGTCATGAAACAAGGTTCCCCTGTGCCTTTTGACAAGCAGGAGGTGAGCACTAGTTTAGCTGGTAAGGAAGTATTGATGAAATTGTGCCTTAACCTCGGTGAGGGTAAAGCTGTGGCGTGGGGGTGCGACCTATCTGAAGAATATGTTACTATAAATAGCGATTATACAAGTTAG
- the argB gene encoding acetylglutamate kinase: MNPLAIKIGGSTFGSTDTTVEDLVTLQKKGVPLVVIHGGANAVSGWLARLGVPTNFVRGLRITDLETLRVVTAVLAGLVNKELVSAIWRLGGKAVGLSGADGGLILAKNKTPELGYTGEELKVNVAVVEILLKAGYIPVIAPVSLGLLEGSDIDTNLLNVNGDTAAGEIAAALKAEKLIFLTDVMGLYDSSKNLIRKLSPQDAKELVVSGVASGGMVAKIEACLLALAKIPITRIIDGRIPHALLDEVEGKGDGTTIGW; the protein is encoded by the coding sequence ATGAACCCCCTGGCTATCAAGATTGGTGGCAGCACTTTTGGCAGCACTGATACCACGGTTGAAGACCTAGTGACGCTGCAGAAAAAAGGCGTGCCATTGGTAGTGATTCACGGTGGTGCTAATGCCGTGTCTGGCTGGCTGGCGCGATTGGGCGTACCCACCAACTTTGTTCGCGGCTTGAGGATAACTGATTTAGAGACATTGAGGGTGGTTACCGCGGTACTGGCCGGCTTGGTCAACAAGGAGCTGGTATCAGCCATCTGGAGATTAGGTGGTAAAGCCGTAGGCCTGAGCGGTGCTGATGGCGGCTTAATTTTGGCGAAAAACAAAACACCGGAGCTAGGATATACCGGGGAAGAACTGAAAGTTAACGTCGCTGTAGTAGAGATATTACTGAAGGCTGGCTATATACCGGTCATAGCACCGGTAAGCCTTGGCTTGCTGGAAGGCTCGGATATTGATACTAATTTACTTAATGTTAATGGTGATACTGCCGCCGGTGAAATTGCTGCTGCTCTGAAGGCGGAAAAACTTATTTTTCTCACCGATGTCATGGGCCTTTATGATAGCTCCAAGAATCTCATCCGCAAATTAAGCCCACAGGATGCCAAGGAATTGGTTGTCTCCGGTGTGGCTTCGGGTGGGATGGTTGCCAAAATTGAGGCTTGTCTCCTAGCCCTGGCTAAGATACCGATAACTCGAATTATTGATGGCAGGATACCTCACGCTTTGCTCGATGAGGTTGAAGGCAAAGGTGATGGCACTACAATAGGTTGGTGA
- a CDS encoding acetylornithine transaminase codes for MENWQELEQKLFMRTIKRLPVTLVRGKGARVWDAEGKEYLDFVAGAAVNSLGHCHPVIVKALTEQAQTLIHTSNLFYTVPQVQLAKLLVDNSCLDRVFFCNSGAEANEGAIKLARRYGKIRLNGAYEIITTYGSFHGRTLATVAATGQDKFQQPYIPLPDGFIHVNYDDIEAIKAATTHRTCAVMVEPIQGEGGVNVPDDNYLGKIRAWCDEKGILLILDEIQTGIGRIGSLFGYEQYGVEPDIMTLAKGLGGGVPIGAFLAKESASVFAPGEHGSTFGGNPLACAAGLATLKFIIDNDIPGKVKKLGQYFITSLEKMKAKFGFIVEIRGRGLLLALGFTDNIAEELVLACLKEGLLVNPVKPDALRFMPPLIITKGDIDEALSILERVFSRRS; via the coding sequence ATGGAAAACTGGCAGGAACTAGAACAGAAATTGTTCATGCGGACAATCAAACGCTTGCCGGTCACCCTGGTTCGAGGTAAAGGCGCTCGAGTTTGGGATGCCGAGGGCAAGGAGTACCTTGATTTTGTTGCCGGCGCGGCGGTTAACAGTTTGGGGCATTGCCATCCGGTGATTGTCAAGGCATTGACGGAGCAGGCTCAAACTCTTATTCATACATCAAATCTGTTCTACACTGTTCCCCAAGTACAACTGGCCAAATTATTGGTTGATAATAGTTGCCTTGACCGGGTTTTCTTTTGTAACAGTGGTGCTGAGGCTAATGAGGGGGCTATAAAATTAGCCCGCAGGTATGGCAAGATTCGACTTAACGGAGCTTATGAGATTATCACTACTTATGGCTCCTTTCATGGCCGGACTTTAGCTACTGTGGCAGCCACAGGGCAGGACAAGTTTCAGCAACCTTATATTCCCCTCCCAGATGGCTTTATTCATGTAAATTACGATGACATCGAGGCGATCAAAGCCGCGACCACTCATCGAACTTGCGCTGTGATGGTGGAACCTATTCAGGGTGAAGGTGGGGTTAATGTGCCTGATGATAACTATCTTGGGAAGATACGAGCTTGGTGTGACGAGAAAGGCATTCTGCTCATTCTGGATGAGATTCAAACCGGTATTGGCCGAATAGGAAGCCTATTCGGTTATGAGCAATATGGAGTTGAACCGGATATAATGACATTGGCCAAGGGATTAGGTGGTGGCGTGCCCATCGGGGCTTTCTTGGCTAAGGAAAGTGCCTCGGTCTTTGCTCCCGGTGAACATGGCTCTACTTTCGGCGGCAATCCTTTAGCTTGTGCTGCTGGACTGGCAACGCTGAAGTTTATCATCGATAATGACATACCGGGTAAGGTTAAAAAACTGGGGCAGTATTTTATAACCAGCCTGGAAAAGATGAAAGCCAAATTCGGTTTTATTGTTGAGATAAGAGGTCGTGGATTGTTATTGGCTTTGGGCTTTACTGATAATATAGCTGAAGAGCTGGTGCTGGCTTGTCTAAAAGAAGGCTTGCTGGTTAATCCGGTCAAGCCAGACGCCTTACGGTTTATGCCACCGCTTATTATTACTAAGGGAGATATAGACGAGGCACTGAGCATTTTAGAAAGAGTTTTTAGTCGCAGGTCATAG